The Desulfatibacillum aliphaticivorans DSM 15576 genome includes a window with the following:
- a CDS encoding DNA translocase FtsK — protein MRKEVSGILFLFVIVFTLGALATYTPEDPALFLNIGGDGEINNIFGPAGAHFAGVLIGLFGLGSVWIPILLLQASIKLLKKQDLPHWLPTVGGAFCLIIATGGVQALAGLDEWTGINWQSGGILGGLTEDALVKALGITGSAIALAAIWTIALIFATGISVTRVLKSSAEFLGKGFAYLKNRRAQAKAKKPVVVKAKPNRPKKKKAKQQAPPAIKQAPEQPQPPSNTKSKATQQVFNFMIPGSYTLPDVDMLDNPPPRPKGADAKNLEMQSRLLEKKLEDFGVQGRVSEVCPGPVITTFEYEPGPGVKINRIANLSDDLALALRAMSVRIVAPIPGKAAVGIEIPNMEREYVYFKELACSKEFERSKSRLTLCLGKDIEGNPCVADLAKMPHLLIAGATGSGKSVALNCMIASLLYKASPEEVKLVMIDPKRIELSMFDGIPHLITPVVTDVKKATNALYWAVNEMERRYQAMAEMGARNIGGYNQKVKTALSKKAPLLEGEEKKEDPEYMPYVVVVIDELADLMMVASKDVEAALQRLAQMARAAGIHLILATQRPSVDVLTGTIKANFPTRVSFQVSSRTDSRTILDANGAETLLGMGDMLYLPPGAAKIQRMHGAFVSEGELERILSHVRSQQKPEYDASVTDAPEASSGGELTEEDYDVKYDEAVAIVTETGQASISMIQRRLRIGYNRAARIIEVMEKEGVVGPSDGVKPREVLARSYLND, from the coding sequence ATGCGCAAGGAAGTATCCGGTATACTCTTCTTATTCGTTATTGTGTTTACTCTCGGCGCTCTGGCGACTTACACCCCAGAGGACCCGGCGCTGTTTTTAAACATAGGCGGAGACGGGGAAATCAACAATATTTTCGGCCCCGCCGGAGCGCATTTCGCCGGAGTGCTCATAGGCCTTTTCGGCCTTGGGTCCGTCTGGATTCCCATACTTCTTCTGCAAGCCTCGATTAAACTATTAAAAAAACAAGATCTTCCCCACTGGCTGCCAACCGTCGGAGGCGCTTTCTGCCTGATTATCGCCACGGGCGGGGTGCAAGCCCTGGCCGGTTTGGATGAATGGACGGGCATAAACTGGCAGTCGGGCGGAATCCTGGGCGGGTTAACGGAAGACGCCCTGGTAAAAGCCTTGGGGATAACCGGTTCAGCCATCGCCCTGGCCGCCATCTGGACCATCGCCCTGATTTTTGCTACGGGCATATCCGTAACCAGGGTGTTGAAAAGCTCCGCCGAATTTTTGGGCAAGGGCTTCGCCTACCTGAAAAACCGCCGCGCCCAAGCCAAAGCCAAAAAGCCCGTTGTGGTCAAGGCCAAGCCTAACCGGCCTAAAAAGAAAAAAGCCAAGCAGCAGGCCCCTCCTGCCATCAAGCAGGCTCCTGAGCAGCCACAGCCGCCTTCAAACACCAAGAGCAAGGCCACGCAGCAGGTTTTCAACTTTATGATTCCCGGAAGCTATACCCTGCCCGATGTGGACATGCTGGACAACCCGCCGCCCCGTCCCAAGGGAGCGGACGCGAAAAACCTGGAAATGCAGTCCCGTCTGCTGGAAAAAAAGCTGGAGGACTTCGGCGTGCAAGGCAGGGTGAGCGAAGTCTGTCCCGGCCCGGTCATCACCACCTTTGAATACGAGCCCGGCCCCGGGGTGAAGATTAACCGCATCGCCAATCTTTCGGACGATCTGGCCCTGGCGCTCCGCGCCATGAGCGTTCGCATTGTGGCGCCCATCCCGGGCAAGGCCGCCGTGGGCATTGAAATCCCCAATATGGAGCGCGAATATGTCTACTTTAAGGAATTGGCGTGCTCCAAGGAATTTGAAAGGTCCAAATCCCGCCTGACTCTGTGTTTGGGTAAGGATATCGAGGGCAATCCCTGCGTGGCGGACCTTGCTAAAATGCCGCATTTGCTCATTGCCGGCGCCACGGGATCGGGCAAGAGCGTGGCCCTGAACTGCATGATCGCCAGCCTCTTATACAAGGCCTCTCCCGAAGAGGTGAAGCTGGTCATGATCGACCCCAAACGCATTGAGCTTTCCATGTTCGACGGCATACCCCATTTGATCACCCCGGTGGTGACGGACGTAAAAAAAGCCACCAACGCTTTGTATTGGGCGGTGAACGAAATGGAGCGCCGGTATCAGGCCATGGCCGAAATGGGGGCCCGGAACATTGGCGGGTACAACCAGAAAGTCAAAACCGCCTTATCCAAAAAAGCGCCTTTGCTGGAAGGCGAGGAAAAAAAGGAAGACCCCGAATACATGCCCTACGTGGTGGTGGTCATCGATGAACTGGCGGACCTGATGATGGTGGCCTCCAAGGACGTGGAAGCCGCCCTCCAGCGTTTGGCCCAGATGGCCCGCGCCGCCGGCATTCACCTGATTCTGGCCACCCAAAGGCCGTCCGTGGACGTTTTGACGGGAACCATCAAGGCCAACTTCCCCACCAGGGTGTCTTTCCAGGTCTCCTCCCGCACCGACTCCCGCACCATTTTGGACGCCAACGGAGCCGAAACCCTGTTAGGCATGGGCGACATGCTGTATTTGCCTCCGGGCGCCGCTAAAATCCAACGCATGCACGGCGCTTTCGTCTCGGAAGGCGAGTTGGAGCGCATTCTCTCCCACGTGAGAAGCCAGCAAAAGCCGGAATACGACGCGTCCGTGACCGACGCTCCGGAGGCCTCCTCCGGCGGTGAACTGACTGAAGAGGATTACGACGTCAAGTACGACGAAGCCGTGGCCATTGTCACGGAAACCGGCCAGGCGTCCATTTCCATGATTCAGCGCCGTTTGCGCATCGGATACAACCGGGCGGCCCGCATCATCGAAGTGATGGAAAAGGAAGGCGTCGTAGGCCCCTCCGACGGCGTCAAGCCCCGGGAAGTCCTGGCCAGGAGCTACCTGAACGATTAA
- the queD gene encoding 6-carboxytetrahydropterin synthase QueD, with product MYELKVKTDFAAAHRLTLVGHKCENLHGHNWKVEVCIKGDGLDEGGVLMDFGVIKKSLRGIMEELDHKFLNELEMFSECPPSSENIARIIADKLGAAVNSDKARVYSVTAWESDNASATYIV from the coding sequence ATGTACGAATTAAAGGTAAAAACCGATTTTGCGGCCGCCCACAGATTAACCCTGGTGGGGCATAAATGCGAAAACCTTCACGGACACAACTGGAAGGTGGAGGTCTGCATCAAGGGCGACGGCCTGGACGAGGGCGGCGTGTTGATGGACTTTGGCGTCATCAAAAAAAGCCTGCGGGGCATTATGGAGGAGCTTGACCATAAGTTCCTGAATGAATTGGAAATGTTTTCCGAATGCCCGCCGTCTTCCGAAAATATCGCCCGCATTATCGCCGACAAACTGGGCGCGGCCGTGAACTCGGACAAGGCCAGAGTATACTCGGTGACGGCCTGGGAGTCGGATAACGCCAGCGCCACGTATATAGTGTAA
- the dnaJ gene encoding molecular chaperone DnaJ, which produces MSEKRCYYEILGVERDASAQQLKASYRKLAMKYHPDRNPGDKEAEELFKEAAEAYEVLTDPKKRGIYDQYGHEGLSGQGFSGFSGFDDIFSSFGDIFEEFFGFGGGRRGRNRVMRGSDLRYDMRLDFMEAAFGAEKEIDIQKPETCQECGGSGCEEGSGPTVCPQCQGTGQSTTRQGFFTVRTTCAQCRGQGRVIENPCQNCHGQGVVQARKKVTVRIPAGVDNGSRLRLSGEGEAGPQGGPPGDLYVFLYVEPHEYFQRQGVDVVCQVPISFVQAALGADIKVRTLEGEADLKVKKGTQPGDIVTLHNQGIPSLRGNGRGDQIIQLMVKTPTNLSKKQEALLEEFAKQEDKKLTNKLKRVLGGKA; this is translated from the coding sequence ATGAGCGAAAAACGTTGTTATTACGAAATATTGGGAGTTGAGCGAGACGCTTCGGCGCAGCAACTTAAGGCTTCTTACCGCAAGTTAGCCATGAAATACCACCCGGACCGCAACCCCGGGGACAAGGAAGCGGAGGAACTGTTCAAGGAGGCCGCCGAGGCGTACGAGGTCCTGACGGACCCCAAAAAGCGCGGCATTTACGATCAGTACGGCCACGAAGGCCTTTCCGGCCAGGGTTTTAGCGGGTTCAGCGGCTTTGACGATATTTTTTCCAGCTTTGGAGACATATTCGAAGAGTTTTTTGGGTTTGGAGGCGGCCGCCGGGGAAGAAACCGGGTTATGCGCGGCTCCGATCTTCGCTATGACATGCGTCTGGATTTTATGGAAGCGGCTTTCGGCGCTGAAAAGGAAATCGACATCCAGAAGCCCGAAACCTGTCAGGAGTGCGGCGGATCCGGCTGCGAAGAGGGCTCCGGCCCCACCGTTTGCCCCCAATGCCAGGGAACCGGACAATCCACCACCCGTCAGGGTTTTTTTACGGTCCGCACCACCTGCGCCCAATGCCGGGGCCAGGGCCGCGTTATTGAAAACCCCTGCCAGAACTGCCACGGCCAGGGAGTGGTTCAAGCCAGGAAAAAAGTGACCGTACGCATTCCCGCCGGCGTGGACAACGGCTCCAGGCTGCGCCTTTCCGGCGAGGGCGAGGCAGGCCCCCAGGGCGGACCTCCCGGCGACCTGTACGTCTTTTTATATGTCGAGCCCCACGAGTATTTCCAGCGCCAGGGCGTGGACGTGGTCTGTCAGGTGCCTATTTCCTTTGTACAGGCGGCTCTCGGCGCGGACATCAAGGTTCGCACCCTGGAAGGCGAGGCCGACCTGAAGGTGAAAAAAGGAACCCAGCCTGGCGACATCGTGACCCTGCACAACCAGGGCATTCCGTCGTTGCGCGGCAACGGCCGGGGCGACCAGATCATCCAGTTGATGGTGAAGACGCCCACCAACCTGAGCAAAAAGCAGGAAGCCCTGTTGGAGGAATTCGCCAAACAGGAAGACAAAAAGCTCACCAACAAGCTAAAAAGAGTGTTGGGCGGCAAAGCATAG
- a CDS encoding RNA polymerase sigma factor, producing the protein MNENLENLAIKAKQGDKHALESIVRAIQHRIFGLALKMLYHPQDAEDAVQEILIRIITNLGSFAHKSSLDTWALKVASNHLMGVRKKRAAYWFTFERCHAAIVQDPPDAPSLDYDEAEQELIVKEMRLACMQGLLQCLDWEHRIVYILGETMDIPGPEGAAILDIKPAAFRKRLSRAREKIREFLSVNCDLYEEGNPCDCLTQGTLAMQNGLMDLKALSFAGQGPGRAGQVSLEDSLKALEHLTREAAIMRCQADYQAPRDFVQAIRRMLDSEKFQELKTLNQEDTPWKK; encoded by the coding sequence ATGAACGAAAATTTGGAAAATCTGGCAATAAAGGCAAAACAAGGAGACAAGCACGCCCTGGAAAGCATTGTCAGGGCCATCCAGCACAGGATCTTCGGACTGGCCCTGAAAATGCTTTACCACCCCCAGGACGCCGAAGACGCCGTTCAGGAGATCCTGATCCGCATCATCACCAATCTGGGCAGCTTCGCCCATAAAAGCTCGTTGGATACATGGGCTTTGAAGGTGGCCTCCAATCATTTGATGGGAGTGCGGAAAAAACGGGCCGCGTACTGGTTTACCTTTGAAAGGTGCCATGCCGCCATCGTGCAGGATCCTCCGGACGCCCCCTCCCTGGATTACGACGAGGCGGAGCAGGAGTTGATCGTCAAAGAAATGCGTCTCGCCTGCATGCAGGGACTCCTGCAGTGCCTGGATTGGGAGCACCGTATCGTCTATATCCTGGGGGAAACCATGGACATTCCCGGCCCGGAAGGCGCCGCCATCCTGGACATCAAGCCTGCTGCTTTCCGGAAAAGGCTGTCCCGGGCCCGGGAGAAAATCCGGGAGTTTTTAAGCGTCAATTGCGATCTCTACGAGGAAGGCAATCCCTGCGACTGCCTCACCCAGGGAACGCTGGCCATGCAAAACGGCCTCATGGACCTGAAAGCGCTTTCCTTCGCCGGTCAGGGCCCGGGCCGCGCCGGCCAGGTCAGTCTGGAGGACAGCCTCAAAGCCCTGGAGCATCTAACCCGGGAGGCGGCCATCATGCGCTGCCAAGCGGACTACCAAGCCCCCCGGGATTTCGTCCAGGCCATTCGCCGAATGCTGGATTCCGAAAAATTTCAGGAACTCAAAACCCTTAACCAGGAGGATACGCCATGGAAGAAATGA
- a CDS encoding DUF3795 domain-containing protein has translation MEEMIAYCGLDCTQCPSYIATQKDDDVIRAKAAAFLNKTYGFDLTPEQVSCDGCLLKEGRKLGYCATCEVRACGEEKGLENCAHCSDAPCDKLIAFHNFSKFAKDNFDRVLQKLQS, from the coding sequence ATGGAAGAAATGATAGCCTACTGCGGCCTGGATTGCACCCAATGTCCCTCGTACATCGCCACCCAGAAGGATGACGACGTCATTAGAGCGAAAGCGGCGGCCTTTTTAAACAAAACCTATGGATTCGATCTTACGCCCGAACAGGTCAGTTGCGACGGATGCCTGCTTAAGGAAGGCCGCAAGCTGGGGTATTGCGCCACTTGCGAAGTGCGGGCCTGCGGCGAGGAAAAAGGCTTGGAAAATTGCGCCCATTGTTCGGACGCGCCTTGCGACAAGCTGATCGCTTTTCATAATTTTTCCAAATTCGCCAAGGATAACTTCGACAGGGTCCTGCAAAAGCTGCAGTCGTGA
- a CDS encoding PAS domain S-box protein, which yields MEATADASQGEALSPDQESLVERLESCETRLHMESMRRQAVQEAWEISEARYQSLIEGMEDIVFTLDSRGEIIQVNPAVKSALGYSPDELIGRRLREFILEPDQERALNQLSRVFVHSPQTGEYRVLDKNGSPVWFRVTGSPVHVMTGAGGVRCLASEITRERMQQQELVWSRQMASAGQQAVFLAREFAQAWRETQDHISSLDNMAKEEPELGPFWAKFTEAAARLKDAAKMIASLDPAVNEMLRAVNLNQSIVNVFRLFRSRFERKGIRTALSLSTQIPFTMAWSRRMEHALFILLNHACAAVEIRTGSPDAPGEISVTSRRKKDRIIIELSDNGPGLSREDCQRIFDFNYLRPGGGAEDVGGLHMSWSIIADHGGSLKAGASPEGGALFTIELPVRRPGA from the coding sequence ATGGAAGCAACGGCCGACGCCAGTCAAGGAGAAGCCTTGTCGCCGGACCAGGAATCCCTAGTTGAAAGGCTGGAGTCCTGCGAGACCCGCCTGCATATGGAAAGCATGCGCAGACAGGCCGTCCAGGAGGCCTGGGAGATCAGCGAAGCCCGCTATCAGTCCTTGATCGAGGGGATGGAGGATATCGTCTTCACTCTGGACTCACGGGGGGAGATTATCCAGGTTAATCCGGCGGTGAAAAGCGCCCTGGGCTATTCGCCGGACGAACTGATAGGGCGGCGTTTGCGCGAATTTATTCTGGAGCCGGACCAGGAGCGGGCGCTCAATCAGTTGAGCCGGGTGTTCGTCCATTCTCCCCAAACGGGCGAGTACAGGGTTCTGGACAAGAACGGTTCGCCCGTCTGGTTCCGGGTGACCGGATCGCCGGTCCATGTCATGACCGGCGCCGGCGGAGTCCGTTGCCTTGCTTCGGAGATCACCAGGGAAAGGATGCAGCAGCAGGAGTTGGTGTGGTCCCGTCAGATGGCGTCGGCCGGGCAGCAGGCCGTATTTTTGGCCCGGGAGTTTGCCCAGGCCTGGCGGGAAACCCAGGACCATATATCCTCGCTGGATAATATGGCCAAGGAAGAACCGGAGTTAGGGCCTTTTTGGGCCAAATTCACCGAGGCCGCCGCTCGCCTGAAAGACGCGGCGAAAATGATCGCCTCCCTGGACCCGGCCGTCAATGAAATGCTCAGGGCAGTCAACCTGAACCAGAGCATTGTCAACGTGTTCCGGCTTTTCAGATCCAGGTTCGAAAGGAAAGGCATCCGCACTGCGCTGAGCCTTTCCACCCAGATTCCGTTTACCATGGCATGGTCCAGAAGGATGGAGCACGCCCTGTTTATTTTGTTGAATCACGCCTGCGCCGCCGTGGAAATCAGAACGGGTTCTCCTGATGCGCCCGGAGAAATCAGTGTGACTTCCCGGAGAAAAAAGGATAGAATCATTATCGAGTTGTCCGACAACGGGCCTGGCCTGTCCAGGGAGGACTGCCAACGCATTTTTGATTTCAATTATTTACGCCCCGGGGGCGGGGCCGAAGACGTCGGCGGCCTTCACATGTCCTGGTCCATTATCGCGGACCATGGCGGCTCTTTAAAAGCCGGCGCCTCCCCCGAGGGCGGCGCCTTGTTCACCATAGAACTTCCGGTGAGGCGTCCCGGCGCCTGA
- a CDS encoding response regulator, whose protein sequence is MPDYSILLVEDDYYIRNAIARDLQSRGYRVAAASGGEAALELLTVQSFDLVLTDLVMEQVGGLEVLKAAKSRHPDTMVIILTGYGKVSIAIEALRLGADDFLLKPAEPEEIHFRVKKCLQKREFRLRIRAYEEILPVCCECKKIRDDRGREPGAGDWMDLEDYLVEREKIKVNATLCPDCGG, encoded by the coding sequence ATGCCTGATTATTCAATACTGCTGGTGGAGGATGATTATTATATCAGAAACGCCATCGCACGCGACTTGCAATCGAGAGGATACAGGGTCGCGGCGGCCTCCGGCGGGGAGGCGGCCCTGGAACTGTTGACCGTGCAATCCTTTGACCTGGTTCTGACTGACCTTGTCATGGAGCAGGTGGGCGGGTTGGAGGTGCTTAAGGCGGCCAAAAGCCGCCATCCCGATACTATGGTGATCATCCTCACCGGATATGGCAAGGTGTCCATCGCCATCGAGGCTTTAAGGCTGGGGGCGGACGATTTTCTCCTCAAGCCCGCCGAACCCGAAGAAATTCATTTTCGCGTGAAAAAATGCCTGCAAAAGAGGGAGTTCAGGCTAAGAATCCGGGCTTATGAGGAAATCCTGCCCGTCTGCTGTGAGTGTAAAAAAATCCGGGACGATCGGGGCAGAGAGCCAGGCGCCGGAGACTGGATGGATCTGGAGGATTACCTGGTGGAACGCGAAAAAATCAAAGTGAATGCAACCCTATGCCCCGACTGCGGAGGCTGA
- a CDS encoding START domain-containing protein has translation MKKALILLALLAAAFIAAAPLCMAETQYGEWELVMDKNGIKAYSRKVEGSGIFEFRAVAVVDAPIEVVGETLRDVPACADWLPYCQEARLLEMTDRNHFSTYNIFNLPWPLKDRDLALGTDTEYDLVHGRAVSNFRNIVTPACPESDDYIRMPSLKGQYVFEFITRERTGIIQTYRADLAGAIPDWMANIATKYMMYDTYMNLKTLFKKEKYIEAAKQSPDREVCLNILENKKRVKEILVARLREFIQDQDFIEMILADRDIDGVLLSDNGRTSETILYGWGSDESKKTAVQGILRAYLTAQGQCEETIKAAVKDDLLVETILHGPEQAGQTSPKIIETYLKGSSVIASN, from the coding sequence ATGAAAAAGGCCTTGATTCTCCTGGCGCTTCTGGCGGCCGCCTTTATAGCGGCCGCCCCTTTGTGCATGGCCGAAACCCAATACGGAGAATGGGAATTGGTCATGGATAAAAACGGCATCAAAGCCTATTCCCGCAAGGTGGAGGGGTCGGGAATCTTTGAATTCCGTGCGGTGGCGGTTGTCGACGCTCCCATCGAAGTGGTGGGCGAAACCCTGCGGGATGTTCCCGCCTGCGCCGATTGGCTTCCCTATTGCCAGGAAGCCCGCCTGCTGGAAATGACGGACCGGAACCACTTTTCCACATACAATATTTTTAATCTTCCCTGGCCCCTGAAAGACCGGGACCTGGCTTTGGGAACGGACACGGAATACGACTTGGTCCACGGCCGCGCCGTGTCGAATTTTCGCAACATCGTCACCCCCGCCTGCCCGGAAAGCGACGACTACATCCGCATGCCTTCCCTGAAAGGGCAATACGTCTTTGAATTCATCACCCGGGAGAGGACCGGCATTATCCAGACCTACCGGGCGGACCTGGCCGGCGCCATTCCGGACTGGATGGCCAACATCGCCACCAAGTACATGATGTACGACACTTACATGAATTTGAAGACATTGTTTAAAAAGGAAAAGTACATCGAGGCCGCCAAGCAGTCCCCGGATCGCGAAGTCTGCCTGAACATCCTGGAGAACAAAAAAAGGGTCAAGGAAATCCTGGTGGCCCGTCTCAGGGAATTCATCCAGGACCAGGACTTTATTGAAATGATCCTGGCCGACCGTGATATCGACGGGGTGCTGCTTTCGGACAACGGCAGGACCAGCGAAACCATACTATACGGCTGGGGCTCGGACGAAAGCAAAAAGACGGCGGTCCAGGGGATTTTGCGCGCCTATTTAACCGCCCAGGGCCAGTGCGAGGAAACCATCAAGGCCGCGGTCAAGGATGATCTGCTGGTGGAAACCATCCTTCACGGGCCTGAGCAGGCCGGCCAAACATCGCCCAAAATCATTGAGACCTACCTCAAGGGGAGCAGCGTCATAGCCAGCAATTAG
- a CDS encoding AMP-dependent synthetase/ligase has translation MERYETPNNLVDLFEDAVKRFKNNPLFGVKNKEKTGLDWMTYGEAGARVDNLRAGLAQMGVGKNDVVGFIGNNRPEWAISAFATYGAGARFVPMYEAELESTWEYIIRDSDVKVLIVSKPAIFDKVSAFADRTPGLERIFIIETQGEGSLYELEALGAKNPVESVKPDKYDVAALVYTSGTTGEPKGVLLSHQNFSSNAAGGYHLFTEVLNEEARSLSILPWAHSYGQTAELYNWMQFGGSIGFMESVETLADDLALVSPTFMIAVPRVFNKIYDGLQAKMKETGGLPKALFDMGVKAAKEKRELAAEGKSNFLVNLKFKLADKIVFQKIRDKFGGRLQGALTGSALMNPEISHFFADIGVPVFDCYGLSETSPAVSMNCFSAYKVGSVGRPIENVKVVIDQSGVDAIGDDGEIIVYGPNVMQGYHNKPEATAAAMTAHGGFRTGDRGRIDEDGFLFITGRIKEEYKLQNGKYVYPGAIEEDIRLLPNVANAMLSGEGKKYNVCLVVPDFEVLGDYARQKGLSADPFDLVENKEVTDMIAAEITAFLKGKYGGYEIPKKFIFLADDFTLDNGMLTQTMKLKRKAVFDKYNDAIEDLYKE, from the coding sequence ATGGAGAGATATGAAACCCCGAATAATTTGGTGGATCTGTTTGAAGATGCAGTGAAGCGATTTAAAAACAACCCCCTTTTCGGAGTTAAAAATAAGGAGAAAACCGGGCTGGACTGGATGACCTACGGCGAGGCGGGCGCCCGTGTGGACAATTTGCGGGCCGGTCTGGCGCAGATGGGCGTCGGAAAAAACGACGTGGTGGGATTCATCGGCAACAACAGGCCGGAATGGGCTATCAGCGCGTTTGCAACCTACGGCGCCGGCGCCCGGTTCGTTCCCATGTACGAGGCTGAACTGGAAAGCACCTGGGAATACATCATACGGGACAGCGACGTGAAGGTTTTGATCGTGTCCAAGCCCGCAATATTTGACAAGGTTTCCGCCTTCGCCGACCGCACGCCGGGTTTGGAAAGGATCTTCATCATCGAAACTCAGGGCGAAGGCTCCCTATACGAGTTGGAAGCATTGGGCGCCAAGAATCCCGTGGAATCGGTCAAGCCGGATAAATACGACGTGGCCGCCCTGGTTTATACTTCGGGCACCACGGGCGAACCCAAGGGCGTGCTTCTGAGCCACCAAAACTTCTCCTCCAACGCCGCGGGCGGGTATCACCTTTTCACCGAGGTATTGAATGAGGAAGCCCGCAGCCTGTCCATTCTGCCATGGGCTCATTCCTACGGCCAGACTGCAGAGCTATACAACTGGATGCAGTTCGGCGGATCCATCGGGTTCATGGAATCCGTGGAAACGCTGGCTGACGATCTGGCCCTCGTCAGTCCAACCTTTATGATCGCCGTACCCAGAGTGTTTAACAAGATTTACGACGGCTTGCAGGCCAAGATGAAGGAAACCGGCGGCCTGCCCAAAGCCTTGTTTGACATGGGCGTAAAAGCGGCCAAGGAAAAGCGGGAGCTTGCGGCCGAAGGCAAGTCAAATTTTCTGGTGAACCTGAAATTCAAGCTGGCGGACAAGATCGTTTTTCAGAAAATCCGGGACAAGTTCGGCGGACGCCTCCAGGGCGCCCTGACGGGCAGCGCCTTGATGAATCCGGAAATCTCCCACTTTTTTGCGGACATTGGAGTGCCCGTATTCGACTGCTACGGACTCAGCGAGACCTCGCCGGCCGTCAGCATGAACTGTTTTTCAGCCTACAAAGTGGGCAGCGTGGGCAGGCCCATCGAGAACGTCAAGGTGGTCATTGATCAATCGGGCGTGGACGCCATCGGCGACGACGGCGAGATCATCGTATACGGCCCCAACGTCATGCAGGGCTACCACAACAAGCCCGAAGCCACCGCAGCGGCCATGACCGCCCACGGTGGATTCCGCACCGGAGACCGGGGCAGGATCGACGAGGACGGATTCTTGTTCATCACCGGCCGGATCAAGGAAGAATACAAGCTGCAAAACGGAAAATACGTCTATCCCGGCGCCATTGAGGAGGACATCCGTCTGCTGCCCAACGTGGCCAACGCCATGCTCTCCGGGGAAGGCAAAAAATACAACGTCTGCCTGGTGGTCCCGGATTTTGAGGTCCTGGGCGATTACGCCCGGCAAAAAGGCTTGTCCGCCGATCCCTTTGACCTGGTTGAAAACAAGGAAGTCACGGACATGATCGCGGCCGAAATTACGGCTTTCTTAAAAGGCAAGTACGGCGGATACGAAATTCCTAAAAAGTTCATCTTTCTGGCCGACGACTTCACCCTGGACAACGGCATGCTCACCCAAACCATGAAGTTGAAAAGGAAGGCTGTTTTTGACAAGTACAATGACGCGATAGAGGATTTGTATAAGGAATAA